One genomic window of Arthrobacter caoxuetaonis includes the following:
- a CDS encoding glycerate kinase — protein sequence MRVLIAPDKFKGSLTAEEAAAAMAQGVLSVYPDADVTRIPVADGGEGTLEAALAAGAEERTARVRGPLGREVTAVWAMDGTTAVLETARSSGLMLVEPSVQTSLAASSFGSGELITAALDAGAREIILGIGGSAMTDGGSGALTALGLRILDAAGDPVPPGGAGLALAAAVDASGLDPRVKDTRIRIAADVTNPLTGHNGAAHVFGAQKGADSSARLLLDEALGNWAGVLKEATGVDVDVPGAGAAGGFPSGFLAFTKAQIEPGFELIAGLVGLVQALDQADLVLSGEGSIDEQSRYGKAPLEVARLAAARGIPVVLVAGAITLSPKVLAEYGVEAAVSVLDLAQGPEDAMARAEFYVARATQAALEGA from the coding sequence ATGCGCGTGCTCATAGCCCCGGACAAGTTCAAAGGCAGCCTCACCGCCGAAGAGGCCGCTGCGGCCATGGCCCAGGGGGTGCTCTCCGTCTACCCGGACGCCGACGTCACCCGAATTCCCGTCGCCGACGGCGGGGAAGGCACCCTCGAAGCCGCCCTCGCCGCCGGAGCGGAGGAACGCACCGCGCGGGTCCGGGGTCCGCTTGGCCGCGAGGTCACCGCGGTTTGGGCGATGGACGGCACGACGGCGGTCCTGGAAACTGCACGCTCCTCCGGCCTGATGCTCGTGGAACCGTCCGTGCAGACGTCCCTGGCGGCGTCGAGCTTTGGCAGCGGTGAACTGATCACGGCGGCGCTCGACGCCGGCGCCCGGGAGATCATCCTGGGTATCGGCGGATCAGCAATGACCGACGGCGGCTCCGGCGCCCTGACCGCCCTGGGCCTGCGGATCCTTGACGCTGCGGGCGACCCGGTTCCCCCGGGCGGCGCAGGACTCGCACTGGCCGCCGCCGTCGACGCCTCGGGACTGGACCCGCGGGTGAAGGACACCCGCATCCGGATCGCCGCGGACGTCACCAACCCGCTGACCGGCCACAACGGTGCCGCCCACGTCTTCGGCGCGCAAAAAGGCGCGGATTCCTCCGCCCGGCTGCTGCTGGACGAGGCGCTGGGAAACTGGGCCGGGGTCCTCAAGGAAGCGACCGGCGTTGACGTCGACGTTCCCGGTGCCGGTGCGGCCGGCGGTTTCCCCTCCGGGTTCCTGGCTTTCACCAAGGCGCAGATTGAACCGGGGTTTGAACTCATTGCCGGCCTCGTGGGGCTGGTGCAGGCACTGGACCAGGCGGACCTGGTGCTCTCCGGGGAAGGCTCGATCGATGAGCAGTCCCGGTACGGGAAGGCGCCGCTGGAGGTGGCTCGCCTGGCGGCTGCCCGGGGCATCCCGGTGGTGCTGGTGGCCGGAGCCATCACGCTGAGCCCGAAAGTTCTTGCCGAGTACGGCGTCGAGGCTGCGGTGAGTGTGCTGGACCTGGCGCAGGGGCCGGAAGACGCGATGGCGCGGGCAGAGTTCTACGTTGCCCGCGCCACGCAGGCGGCCCTTGAAGGGGCCTAG
- a CDS encoding glycerophosphodiester phosphodiesterase family protein, translating to MSAPLPYFTPPFLPQHSGAAAPLGLSHRGFSPAGLENTMAAFQAAVDLGFGYLETDVRTTSDGVLMAFHDETLDRVTDGSGPISARSLRELRGVRVGGTEPIPTLEEVLVRWPDVRLNVDIKDAAGAGALAALIEKHQAHDRVLVTSFSDRRRLDCLRRLSRPAASSAGSGGTAAMLLLSPLGLGGLVARLGRFGCVQVPLNFRGIPVVRPAFLRRCHRAGIQVHVWTVNTRPLMEGLLDLGVDGLVSDRADLLSQVLSARGAWPQGSGSA from the coding sequence GTGAGCGCACCCCTGCCGTACTTCACCCCGCCTTTCCTGCCGCAGCACTCAGGCGCCGCGGCCCCGCTGGGCCTATCCCACCGGGGTTTCAGCCCAGCCGGACTGGAAAACACCATGGCAGCCTTCCAAGCCGCGGTGGACCTGGGTTTCGGGTACCTGGAAACCGATGTCCGGACCACCAGTGACGGGGTGCTCATGGCCTTCCATGATGAGACCCTGGACCGCGTCACGGACGGATCAGGCCCGATCAGTGCCCGTAGCCTGCGTGAACTGCGCGGGGTCCGGGTGGGCGGCACCGAGCCGATCCCCACGCTGGAGGAGGTCCTGGTCCGGTGGCCGGACGTGCGCCTGAACGTGGACATCAAGGACGCTGCGGGAGCAGGGGCGCTGGCCGCCTTGATCGAAAAGCACCAGGCACATGACCGGGTGCTGGTGACCTCCTTTTCCGACCGGAGGCGGCTGGATTGCCTGCGCCGGCTTTCCCGTCCAGCGGCTTCCTCCGCCGGTTCCGGCGGCACCGCTGCGATGCTGCTGCTCTCTCCGCTGGGACTGGGCGGACTGGTCGCACGGCTGGGCCGGTTTGGCTGCGTGCAGGTCCCGCTGAACTTCCGCGGAATTCCGGTGGTCCGCCCTGCCTTCCTGCGGCGCTGCCACCGCGCCGGCATCCAGGTGCATGTCTGGACCGTCAACACCCGCCCGCTGATGGAAGGCCTGCTGGACCTTGGAGTGGACGGCCTCGTTTCGGACCGTGCGGACCTGCTCTCCCAGGTGCTCTCTGCGCGCGGCGCCTGGCCGCAGGGTTCCGGAAGCGCCTAG
- a CDS encoding ABC transporter substrate-binding protein, whose protein sequence is MKRSTTGALGALLLSASLAVTACGADAEAGDSEMIKVGITQIVEHDALTSAKEGFKRALAENGYTEGENITYDEQNAAGEQATATSIASKFASDDLDLVLAIATPTAQAAAQAITDTPILITAVTEPEEAGLVDSWDAPGANLTGTSDLNPVADQLGLIKELAPDAKTVGIVYSSGEVNSEVQIELAQEAAKELGLELKLAAVSNTAEVQQAAESLDVDAFYIPTDNNVVAALDSVVQIAETKKIPLVTGDAGAVEAGGVATWGIDYEALGYQTGLMAIKILEEDADPATMPIETLDEVQLVVNKTAAANMGIEIPASMLEKADKVIE, encoded by the coding sequence ATGAAGCGTTCTACGACAGGGGCACTGGGGGCCCTTCTGCTGAGTGCATCACTCGCAGTCACCGCCTGCGGCGCCGACGCTGAAGCCGGCGATTCCGAAATGATCAAGGTCGGCATCACGCAGATCGTCGAACACGATGCGCTCACCTCCGCCAAGGAAGGGTTCAAGCGGGCCCTGGCGGAAAACGGGTACACCGAGGGCGAGAACATCACCTACGACGAGCAGAACGCAGCCGGTGAGCAGGCAACTGCCACCTCGATTGCCTCAAAGTTCGCCTCGGACGACCTCGATTTGGTGCTGGCAATCGCCACCCCGACGGCTCAGGCCGCCGCACAGGCCATCACGGATACTCCCATCCTCATCACCGCGGTCACCGAACCGGAAGAAGCAGGACTGGTCGATTCCTGGGACGCCCCCGGCGCCAACCTCACCGGAACCAGCGACCTCAACCCGGTCGCAGACCAGCTCGGGCTGATCAAGGAACTGGCTCCCGATGCCAAGACCGTTGGGATCGTCTACAGCTCCGGCGAAGTCAACTCCGAGGTGCAGATCGAACTGGCCCAGGAAGCAGCCAAGGAGCTCGGCCTGGAGCTGAAGCTCGCGGCTGTAAGCAACACCGCTGAGGTGCAGCAGGCCGCTGAGTCCCTGGACGTTGACGCCTTCTACATCCCCACCGACAACAATGTGGTGGCAGCACTGGACTCCGTGGTCCAGATCGCCGAGACCAAAAAGATTCCGCTGGTCACCGGCGACGCCGGTGCCGTCGAGGCCGGCGGCGTTGCCACCTGGGGCATCGACTACGAAGCACTCGGCTACCAGACCGGCCTGATGGCCATCAAGATCCTGGAAGAGGACGCCGACCCGGCCACCATGCCGATTGAAACCCTGGATGAAGTGCAGCTCGTGGTCAACAAGACCGCAGCCGCCAACATGGGCATCGAGATTCCCGCGTCGATGCTCGAAAAGGCCGACAAGGTCATCGAGTAA
- a CDS encoding ABC transporter permease: MITAVELGLIYAVMALGVYLTFRILDFPDLTVDGSFTTGAAVAAISITNGVPPLAATAAAFGAGLVAGCVTGLLHTKGKINGLLAGILTMIALYSINLRIMGTSNLSLLREDTLITPLRENGYLGGAVAIALFALLALGVKLFLDWFLHTDLGLAMQATGDNQEMVSSFGVSTDRMKILGLALSNGFVGLCGAFVAQYQGFADIGMGIGLILVGLASVIIGQAIFGSRLIVVSTLAVVLGAVVYRIVIALALDLGFEPNDMKLISAVLVVLALILPQWKLFRRLPTFSSLRKSNATTAS, encoded by the coding sequence ATGATCACTGCTGTTGAACTGGGGCTTATCTACGCCGTTATGGCCCTGGGCGTTTACCTCACCTTCCGGATCCTGGATTTTCCGGACCTTACCGTGGATGGCAGCTTCACCACCGGCGCAGCCGTGGCGGCCATTTCCATCACCAACGGGGTTCCGCCCCTGGCCGCCACGGCAGCCGCGTTCGGAGCCGGCCTCGTGGCCGGCTGCGTCACCGGCCTGCTGCACACCAAGGGCAAGATCAACGGCCTGCTGGCCGGCATTCTCACGATGATTGCCCTCTACTCCATCAACCTGCGGATTATGGGAACGTCCAACCTTTCCCTGCTCCGCGAGGACACCCTCATCACCCCGCTGCGTGAAAACGGCTATCTGGGCGGCGCCGTCGCCATTGCCCTGTTCGCGCTGCTGGCCCTCGGGGTGAAGCTCTTCCTCGACTGGTTCCTGCACACCGACCTCGGCCTGGCCATGCAGGCCACCGGCGACAACCAGGAAATGGTCAGCAGCTTTGGCGTCAGCACGGACCGGATGAAGATCCTCGGCCTGGCACTTTCCAACGGTTTCGTCGGTCTGTGCGGTGCCTTCGTGGCGCAGTACCAGGGCTTCGCTGACATCGGCATGGGCATCGGCCTGATCCTTGTGGGCCTGGCCTCGGTCATTATCGGGCAGGCCATCTTCGGCAGCCGCCTGATCGTGGTCTCCACCCTGGCCGTGGTCCTTGGCGCGGTTGTCTACCGCATCGTGATTGCCCTGGCGCTGGACCTCGGCTTCGAGCCCAACGACATGAAGCTGATTTCCGCAGTGCTGGTGGTGCTCGCACTCATCCTGCCGCAGTGGAAACTGTTCCGCCGGCTGCCCACCTTCAGCAGCCTGCGCAAGTCCAACGCCACCACAGCCAGCTAG
- a CDS encoding SDR family NAD(P)-dependent oxidoreductase translates to MTVSGRTVLITGAAMGMGLLYAERAVREGAREVLLWDRNTVALEAAAARLRGLGSSTVRSWSLDVSSLAEVTEAAQAVLAEAGTPDILINNAGIVRGKYFWEHSDADIDAVMDVNSLAPMHITRAFLPGMIDRRTPARILNVASASGTLSVPKMSVYTASKWAVIGWSDSLRLELEEAGHGHVQVTTLIPSYIKTGMFEGARGPLMTPLMEPEYVVDKAWKALLDGKARVQLPWTVPLGSALRGLLPQPVWDVVAGRVFKVYQSMDHFTGRPAAGSAPAGQGTRTGGDA, encoded by the coding sequence ATGACAGTTTCGGGACGAACGGTCCTCATTACCGGCGCTGCCATGGGCATGGGGCTCCTGTACGCCGAACGGGCGGTGCGCGAAGGTGCCCGGGAGGTCCTGCTCTGGGACCGCAACACGGTAGCGCTCGAGGCGGCGGCTGCGCGGCTGCGCGGCCTCGGCTCGTCGACCGTGCGTTCCTGGAGCCTTGACGTCTCTTCGCTGGCTGAGGTCACCGAAGCCGCCCAGGCCGTCCTGGCTGAGGCCGGCACTCCGGACATCCTGATCAACAACGCCGGAATAGTCCGCGGCAAGTATTTCTGGGAGCACTCGGACGCCGACATAGACGCCGTGATGGACGTGAATTCGCTGGCCCCCATGCATATCACCCGGGCCTTCCTGCCGGGCATGATCGACCGCCGGACCCCGGCACGGATCCTGAATGTCGCTTCCGCTTCCGGAACGCTGTCCGTTCCGAAGATGAGCGTTTACACGGCCTCGAAGTGGGCCGTGATCGGGTGGAGCGATTCGCTGCGGCTGGAGCTGGAAGAGGCCGGTCACGGGCACGTGCAGGTGACCACGCTGATCCCGAGCTACATCAAGACCGGCATGTTCGAAGGCGCCCGCGGCCCGCTGATGACTCCCCTGATGGAACCCGAATATGTGGTGGACAAGGCCTGGAAGGCGCTGCTGGACGGCAAGGCCCGCGTGCAGCTGCCCTGGACCGTTCCGCTGGGAAGCGCCCTGCGCGGACTGCTGCCGCAGCCGGTTTGGGACGTTGTGGCCGGCAGGGTTTTCAAGGTCTACCAGTCCATGGACCATTTCACCGGCCGTCCGGCGGCGGGTTCAGCCCCTGCGGGTCAGGGCACCCGAACCGGAGGCGACGCGTGA
- a CDS encoding ABC transporter ATP-binding protein — protein MLKIDNVQKTFFAGTVNERVALAQIDLELHAGEFITVIGSNGAGKSTLLNMVSGKLRPDTGSVLIDGKNVTKLADYQRARFIGRVFQDPMAGSAPQLSIEQNMSIAYERGKRRGLGWGVSPKKRELFREELKSLELGLENRLKAKVGLLSGGQRQALSLLMATFSEPKILLLDEHTAALDPQRAALVSRLTGEIVARHNLTTLMVTHNMQQALDLGTRLIMMHEGRIILDLDSAQKSAMTVPDLLHEFEKIKGGLDDRTMLQ, from the coding sequence ATGCTGAAAATCGACAACGTACAGAAGACCTTCTTCGCCGGCACCGTCAACGAACGTGTGGCCCTGGCACAAATCGACCTGGAACTGCACGCCGGGGAGTTCATCACCGTCATCGGATCCAACGGCGCCGGAAAATCGACACTGCTGAACATGGTCTCCGGCAAGCTCCGTCCGGACACCGGATCGGTGCTCATCGACGGCAAGAACGTCACGAAGCTGGCCGACTACCAGCGGGCCAGGTTCATTGGCCGGGTGTTCCAGGACCCCATGGCCGGTTCCGCCCCGCAGCTGAGCATTGAGCAGAACATGTCCATCGCCTACGAACGGGGCAAGCGCCGCGGCCTGGGCTGGGGTGTTTCCCCGAAGAAGCGCGAGCTGTTCCGCGAGGAGCTCAAGTCCCTGGAACTCGGGCTGGAGAACCGGCTCAAGGCGAAGGTCGGCCTGCTCTCCGGCGGTCAGCGCCAGGCGCTGTCCCTGCTGATGGCGACGTTCAGCGAGCCGAAGATCCTGCTGCTGGACGAGCACACCGCTGCCCTGGACCCGCAGCGTGCTGCCCTGGTTTCCCGCCTCACCGGGGAGATCGTGGCCCGCCACAACCTGACCACGCTGATGGTCACTCACAACATGCAGCAGGCCCTGGACCTGGGCACCCGGCTGATCATGATGCATGAAGGCAGGATCATCCTGGACCTGGACAGCGCCCAGAAGAGCGCCATGACCGTACCGGACCTGCTGCACGAGTTCGAGAAGATCAAGGGCGGCCTGGACGACCGGACAATGCTCCAGTAA
- a CDS encoding uracil-xanthine permease family protein, with the protein MSRLGTDWKLHGNGRTVTPGSFVAPDERLSWPRTIGIGAQHVVAMFGATFLVPLLTGFPPATTLFFSGVGTILFLIITAGKVPSYLGSSFAFIAPIAAAVNQHGPGGALGGIIMAGATLFLIGLAAQLAGTRWIQVLMPPTVTGAIVALIGLNLAPTTRTNYEAGPITATVTVVVILLTTVLFKGLIGRLSILVGVLAGYAAAVIQGEVDFSTINDAAWFGLPEFMAPTFHFNVIGLFVPVVLVLVAENIGHVKSVAAMTGRDLDPYTGRALMADGVATVLAGAGGGSGTTTYAENIGVMAASRVYSTAAYWVAGITAVLLSLFPKFGALIATIPPGVLGGAGVVLYGMIGILGVRIWVDNRVNFSNPINLSVAGVALVVGIANYTWNVAGLTFEGIALGTAATLVIYHGMMAIARWRGTVPDEPQEDVGSKPSSLG; encoded by the coding sequence ATGAGCAGGCTCGGCACAGACTGGAAACTCCACGGGAACGGCCGGACAGTTACTCCCGGCTCATTCGTCGCTCCGGATGAAAGGCTCAGCTGGCCGCGGACCATCGGCATCGGCGCCCAGCACGTTGTAGCCATGTTCGGCGCAACGTTCCTGGTACCCCTCCTGACCGGGTTTCCGCCCGCCACCACCCTCTTCTTCTCCGGCGTCGGGACGATCCTGTTCCTGATCATCACCGCGGGCAAGGTGCCCAGCTACCTGGGCTCCTCCTTCGCCTTCATTGCGCCGATCGCCGCTGCGGTAAACCAGCATGGACCCGGCGGCGCCCTGGGCGGTATCATCATGGCCGGCGCCACCCTGTTCCTGATCGGCCTCGCCGCCCAGCTGGCCGGCACCCGCTGGATCCAGGTCCTGATGCCGCCCACCGTCACTGGCGCGATCGTGGCACTGATCGGCCTGAACCTGGCGCCCACCACCCGGACCAACTACGAGGCCGGACCTATTACGGCAACGGTTACCGTCGTCGTGATCCTGTTGACGACAGTGCTGTTCAAGGGCCTGATCGGCCGCCTGTCCATCCTGGTCGGCGTCCTGGCCGGCTACGCAGCGGCCGTGATCCAGGGCGAAGTCGACTTCTCCACGATCAACGACGCCGCCTGGTTCGGCCTGCCGGAGTTCATGGCCCCGACCTTCCACTTCAACGTCATTGGACTGTTCGTCCCTGTTGTCCTGGTGCTGGTTGCCGAAAACATCGGCCACGTGAAGTCCGTGGCCGCAATGACCGGCCGCGACCTGGACCCGTACACCGGACGCGCGCTGATGGCCGACGGCGTTGCCACGGTCCTCGCCGGAGCCGGCGGCGGTTCGGGTACCACCACTTACGCGGAGAACATCGGCGTCATGGCTGCCTCCCGCGTGTACTCCACCGCGGCCTACTGGGTCGCCGGCATCACCGCTGTCCTGCTCAGCCTGTTCCCGAAGTTCGGGGCGCTCATCGCGACCATTCCCCCGGGCGTGCTCGGCGGGGCCGGCGTCGTGCTCTACGGCATGATCGGCATCCTCGGTGTCCGCATCTGGGTCGACAACCGGGTGAACTTCTCCAACCCGATCAACCTCTCCGTGGCCGGCGTCGCCCTGGTGGTCGGAATCGCCAACTACACCTGGAACGTCGCGGGCCTGACCTTCGAAGGCATCGCCCTGGGCACTGCAGCGACCCTGGTGATCTACCACGGCATGATGGCGATTGCCCGCTGGCGCGGCACCGTGCCGGACGAACCGCAGGAAGATGTCGGTTCCAAGCCTTCCAGCCTCGGCTAG
- the pgm gene encoding phosphoglucomutase (alpha-D-glucose-1,6-bisphosphate-dependent) produces the protein MSNRAGTPAQPSDLVDLTALLDAYFDVAPDLDDPGQRVAFGTSGHRGTSLKGSFNEPHIAAITQAIVEYRTGQGITGPLFMGKDTHALSEPAQNTALEVLAGNGVEVLIDARTGYTPTPALSHAILTHNASRTDQADGIVITPSHNPPADGGFKYNPPSGGPADSDTTSWIANRANELLEDGLRGVKRIPLGQARLADSVGSYDFLQHYVADLGSVLNMDVIASSGLHIGADPMGGASVDYWGAIGEQYGLNLTVVNPSVDPQFGFMTLDWDEKIRMDCSSPNAMASLISQAGQYDIATGNDADADRHGIVTPDAGLMNPNHYLAAAVEYLYANRSGWRSDAMVGKTLVSSSMIDRVTDSLGRRLMEVPVGFKWFVPGLLSGEVAFGGEESAGASFLRLDGTAWTTDKDGILLALLASEITAATQKTPSQHYRELTNRFGDPVYARVDAPATRDQKAALSKLAPSDVTATTLAGEEITARLTEAPGNGAAVGGLKVTTENAWFAARPSGTEDVYKIYAESFKGEEHLRKVQEEAKAIVDAVIS, from the coding sequence ATGTCTAACCGCGCCGGAACACCTGCCCAACCATCCGACCTCGTTGACCTGACGGCACTGCTGGACGCCTATTTCGACGTCGCACCAGATCTGGACGACCCGGGGCAGCGCGTCGCTTTCGGAACGTCCGGCCACCGCGGGACTTCACTGAAGGGTTCCTTCAACGAGCCGCACATCGCTGCCATCACCCAGGCGATTGTGGAATACCGCACCGGACAGGGCATCACCGGCCCGCTGTTCATGGGCAAGGACACCCACGCCCTGTCAGAGCCGGCACAGAACACCGCACTGGAAGTATTGGCCGGCAACGGCGTCGAGGTGCTGATCGACGCGCGCACCGGTTACACGCCGACGCCGGCGCTGAGCCACGCGATCCTCACACACAACGCGTCGCGCACGGACCAGGCGGACGGGATCGTGATTACCCCGTCGCACAACCCTCCGGCCGACGGCGGCTTCAAGTACAATCCGCCCTCGGGCGGGCCGGCGGACTCGGACACCACATCGTGGATCGCCAACCGGGCCAACGAACTGCTCGAGGACGGGCTGCGCGGGGTAAAGCGGATTCCCCTGGGGCAGGCCCGCCTGGCGGATTCCGTGGGCTCCTATGATTTCCTGCAGCACTACGTCGCCGACCTCGGTTCCGTCCTGAACATGGACGTCATCGCCTCCTCCGGCCTGCACATCGGTGCGGATCCCATGGGCGGCGCATCCGTGGATTACTGGGGCGCCATCGGCGAGCAGTACGGCCTGAACCTGACCGTGGTCAACCCGAGCGTTGACCCGCAGTTCGGTTTCATGACCCTGGACTGGGACGAGAAGATCCGCATGGACTGCTCCTCTCCGAACGCGATGGCATCCCTGATCTCGCAGGCCGGCCAGTACGACATCGCCACCGGCAACGACGCCGATGCCGACCGCCACGGAATCGTCACCCCGGACGCCGGACTGATGAATCCCAACCACTACCTCGCCGCGGCCGTCGAGTACCTTTACGCGAACCGGTCCGGCTGGCGCAGCGATGCCATGGTCGGCAAGACCCTGGTCTCCTCCTCGATGATCGACCGGGTCACGGACAGCCTGGGCCGCCGGCTCATGGAGGTTCCCGTGGGCTTCAAGTGGTTCGTTCCGGGCCTGCTTTCCGGCGAAGTGGCCTTCGGCGGGGAAGAATCCGCCGGCGCCTCCTTCCTGCGCCTGGACGGCACCGCCTGGACCACGGACAAGGACGGCATCCTGCTGGCCCTGCTCGCCTCGGAAATCACCGCAGCCACTCAGAAGACGCCGTCGCAGCATTACCGCGAACTCACGAACCGCTTCGGGGACCCCGTCTACGCCCGTGTGGATGCTCCGGCCACCCGCGACCAGAAGGCAGCGCTGTCCAAGCTGGCGCCGTCGGACGTCACCGCCACGACCCTGGCCGGCGAGGAGATCACCGCACGCCTGACCGAGGCACCCGGAAATGGTGCTGCCGTGGGAGGCCTGAAGGTCACCACCGAGAACGCCTGGTTCGCGGCTCGGCCGTCAGGCACTGAGGACGTGTACAAAATCTACGCCGAGTCCTTCAAGGGCGAGGAGCACCTGCGGAAGGTCCAGGAGGAGGCCAAGGCGATCGTGGACGCCGTGATCTCCTAG
- a CDS encoding aldehyde dehydrogenase family protein codes for MSADLASAEAGMGAIPEQVAAVRKTYDSGRTRELAWRRGQLQAMLRLLSEREEELAAALHADLGKNALESYLTEVSITRSEVEYTLKHLAAWTRSRKVPVPLGLQPASARTEPQPLGVVLIISPWNYPVQLLLAPLIGALAAGNAAVLKPSELAPATSAALARILPHYLDPEAVVVIEGAQEESEALLKERFDHIFFTGGERVGKAVMRAAAEHLTPVTLELGGKSPAVVLDGNLAAVARRLVYGKLMNAGQTCVAPDYVLATGDVAPKLVAALGKAIREFVGKDPSRSPDFGRIINERHFDRLTAYLSDGTVASGGRSDRQALYLEPTVLTGVALESPVMQEEIFGPILPVITVPDLDAAMDIINSRPSPLASYLFTSSAANQRKFEQGVRAGSVNHNAAIVQLAVPELPFGGAGASGMGAYHGKHSFDTFSQLRPVFSKGTLLDTLRVAYPPYNGFKSRILRRLL; via the coding sequence GTGAGCGCGGATCTGGCTTCTGCCGAGGCGGGCATGGGGGCCATCCCCGAGCAGGTCGCAGCCGTCCGGAAGACCTACGACTCCGGCCGGACCCGGGAGCTGGCCTGGCGCCGCGGGCAGCTGCAGGCCATGCTGCGGCTGCTTTCCGAGCGGGAAGAAGAGCTGGCTGCTGCGCTGCACGCCGACCTGGGTAAGAACGCGCTCGAAAGCTACCTCACCGAAGTGTCGATCACACGCTCCGAAGTGGAGTACACCTTGAAGCACCTGGCGGCGTGGACCCGGAGCCGCAAGGTACCCGTCCCGCTGGGCCTGCAGCCGGCGTCGGCGCGCACTGAACCCCAGCCGCTCGGCGTCGTGCTCATCATTTCGCCGTGGAACTATCCCGTCCAGCTCCTGCTGGCGCCGCTGATCGGAGCCCTGGCAGCAGGCAACGCCGCGGTGCTCAAGCCCAGCGAACTGGCCCCGGCCACGTCCGCAGCCCTGGCCAGGATCCTGCCGCACTACCTGGACCCGGAGGCCGTAGTGGTCATTGAAGGCGCCCAGGAGGAATCCGAGGCGCTGCTGAAGGAACGCTTCGACCACATCTTCTTCACCGGCGGGGAACGGGTCGGGAAAGCCGTTATGCGCGCGGCGGCGGAACACCTGACACCGGTCACTCTGGAACTCGGCGGCAAGTCTCCCGCCGTCGTCCTGGACGGCAACCTGGCCGCCGTCGCCCGCCGCCTGGTCTACGGCAAGCTGATGAATGCCGGGCAGACCTGCGTCGCGCCGGACTACGTGCTGGCCACCGGGGACGTGGCACCGAAACTGGTGGCAGCCCTGGGCAAGGCCATCCGGGAATTCGTGGGCAAGGACCCGTCCCGCAGCCCGGACTTCGGACGGATCATCAATGAACGGCACTTCGACCGGCTCACGGCCTACCTTTCCGACGGCACCGTGGCATCAGGAGGGCGCAGCGACCGGCAGGCCCTGTACCTGGAGCCAACGGTCCTGACCGGCGTCGCGCTTGAATCCCCGGTGATGCAGGAGGAAATCTTCGGGCCGATCCTGCCGGTCATCACTGTCCCGGACCTGGACGCTGCCATGGACATCATCAACTCCCGGCCCTCGCCGCTGGCGTCGTACCTGTTCACTTCTTCAGCGGCCAACCAGCGGAAGTTTGAACAAGGAGTCCGTGCCGGCAGCGTGAACCACAACGCGGCAATCGTGCAGCTGGCCGTTCCGGAGCTGCCGTTTGGCGGCGCGGGTGCCAGCGGAATGGGCGCCTATCACGGCAAGCATTCCTTCGACACGTTCAGCCAGCTGCGTCCGGTCTTCTCCAAGGGCACGCTGCTGGACACCCTGCGGGTGGCGTATCCGCCGTACAACGGGTTCAAGTCCCGGATCCTGCGCCGCCTGCTCTAG